CGGCCGCCTTCAGCGTCGACGACGCCTTGGCCACAGCCTGAAGCTGCGGCGACAGCCCGCCGTAGGCATCGAGCAGGCCCCGGTGCGTGCGCCAGTCCAGCAGACCCACCGTCTCGTGCTGCCCATGCACCTCCACCAGGCTCGCGCCGATCTCGCGCAGGGCGGTCACCCCCGCCGGCTGGTCGTTGACAAAGGCGCGGCTGCGGCCGTCGGCGGAGACCACGCGGCGCAGGATCAGGTCCTCGCCGGCGGCGACCTCAATGCCCTTGTCCGCCAGCGACTGCAGCAGCGCCTCGTCATCCGGCGCGGAAAAGACGGCGGTGGCCGAGCCCTGTTTGGCGCCGGCGCGCACCAGTCCCGCATCGCCCCGCGCGCCCAGAGCCAGGCCCAGGGCGTCCAGGATGATCGACTTGCCCGCGCCCGTTTCGCCCGTCAGCACGGTCAGCCCGCCCTCGACCTCGAGGTCCAGCACATCAACCAGCACGATGTCGCGGATGGACAGCGCGGTCAGCATGGGCGCACGCGATGAGGCATGGTTGGCGTTTACAGTGCGTCGTCGGCTTTGGATATCAGAGACCCGACGCTCGACGCAGCGCCGCATTGATCCCCGACTGCCACCCCGCGCCCTGCGCACGCCAGTGCTCCAGCAGATCGGCGTCCAGCCGCAGTGTCACCTGCTTCTTCGGCGTTTCCGCCTTCGGGCGGCCGGGCGAGCGACGAAACTGGTTCAGCACGGATTCGGGCAGCACCTCCCGCGCGGGGCGCGCGCGGGCGAAATCAGCCTCCGTCCACTCGGGATTGTCTGGGTCGGTAAGATCAACCTCATGAGGCATGACGTCGTATCTCCTTTTGATGAGCGCGGCGCAGGCTGATTGCACGTATGGCGCCCTCGCGGATCGTGAATACAAAGCAGTAGGCCAGGTCATCGATCCGGCCGAAAGCCCGGTAGCGCCGCTCACCATAGTCTTGGCGATCATCCTCGATCACCGTTGCACTCTCCAGGTTCATCTCCGACGCCCGAGCCAGAGACACGCCATGCTTGGCGGTGTTGATCGCATCCTTGGCCGGATCGAACAGCACCATTTATGTAGCTACATAAACGCCGGCGTCAAGGATCGGATCAGCCGGGGATGATGCGCTCCAGCCAGCTTTCGCGCCGTCCTTCCGGCGCCACGTCCGGCCGTGCGCCCTCGTCAGTCAGCAGGGCGTAGGCCTCTGCGTACCAGGGGCTGCCTGGATAGTTGTAGCCGAGCACCGAGCCGTTGCGCACCGCCTCGTCCTTTAGGCCCAGCATCAGATTGACCTCCACCAGGCGATACAGCGCCTCGGGCGAGTGCGAGGTGCGCTGGAAGTCGGAGTTCGCGATCACGGCCTTGTAGCGGTTGATGGCCGCCAGCGGCTGATTGGCGCGCTGGTAGTAGCGGCCGATGTTCATTTCCTTGCCGGCCAACTGGTCGTTGACCATGTCGATCTTGACCGAGGCGTCGGTAGCGTAGGCTGTGCCCGGATAGCGGCGCTGCACGTCGCGCAAACCGGTCAGAGCCGCCTCGGCATAGGCCTGGTCGCGGCCCACATCGACGATCTGCTCGAAGTTGCAGATGGCGCGCATGTAGAAGGCGTAGGCCGCCGACGGATTGCCAGGAAACAGCTGGATGAACCGATCCGCCGCCGCCGTCGCCTCGGCGTAGTTGCCGTTCTGATAGTAGGCGTAGATCTGCATCAGGATCGCGCGGCGGGCCCAGTCCGAATACGGGTGCTGGCGCTCGACTTCCTGGAAATAGTCCACCGCGTCCGACCAGCGTCGGCTCTGCAGCCGGTCGTAGCCGGTGTTGTACAGCAGCTCGACCGGGCGCTCCTCATAGGCCAGGCGCGGGCGGTTCCGGTTCCCGGCGCAGGCCGAGACCGACAGGGCGGCGATCACAGCCGCCATGACCACCAAGCCCGAGCGAGAACGGCGAACGCCCGGAAGCGAAAAGGAAGCGGACAAGGACAGACCTCATGACGAACGGAGCGCCGTCCCCGACGGCGCCCGGCAAGCGATTGCGGCGATCCCTAGCACCCGTGGCCGAAACGCGCCATGCGCCGGAAACTTGGGCGTATGGCTTGTTCCCCGCCGCGCCGCTGCTAAAGAGCCGCCGACCGACGCCGTCAATGGCGTGGCGATGACGGCGAAAGGATGACCGGCCATGAAGCTGCTTTCCGGCAACTCGAACAGGCCCCTTTCCCAGGCGATCGCCGACCACCTCGACGCCCCGCTCACGCGCACCCAGGTCAAGCGGTTCGCCGACAACGAGGTCTTCGCCGTCATCGAGGAAAACGTCCGGGGCGAGGACGTTTTCGTGATCCAGTCGACCTCCTATCCGGCCAACGACAACCTGATGGAGATGCTGATCATCACCGACGCCCTGGTGCGCGCCTCGGCCCGCCGGATCACAGCGGTGATGCCCTACTTCGGTTATGCGCGGCAGGACCGGAAGACCGGCGGCCGCACGCCGATCTCCGCCAAGCTGGTGGCCAATCTGATCACCCGGGCCGGCGCCGACCGGGTGCTGACCATGGACCTGCACGCGGGCCAGATTCAGGGCTTCTTCGACATCCCGACCGACAATCTGGTCGCCATTCCCGTCCTCGCCCAGGACATCAAGGAACACTATCCGCGCGGCGACGACCTGATGATCGTGTCGCCGGACGTGGGCGGCGTGGTGCGCGCCCGCGCCCTGGCCAGCCGCCTCGACGCCGACCTTGCCATTGTCGACAAGCGCCGTCCCAAGGCGGGCGAGAGCGAGGTCATGAACATCATCGGCGACGTGTCGGGCCGTCGCTGCATCCTGTTCGACGACATCGTCGATTCCGGCGGCACGCTGGTCAACGCCGCCAAGGCCCTGATCGACGACGGCGCGACCGAGGTCTCGGCCTACATCAGCCACGGCGTGCTGTCCGGCCCGGCGGTCCAGCGCGTCGCGGACGGCCCGTTGAAGGAGCTGGTCATCACCGACTCCATCGAACAGCCCCACGAAGTCTTGACCTGCGGGAAAATCCGAACGGTTTCAGTCGCTCCTCTTATCGGTGAAGCTATCCGCCGGATCGCAAACGAGGAATCGGTCTCGAAGCTGTTCGATTAACCTTCGAAAAACCATTTACGCCGCGTTATAAGCCCTCCAGTTCCGGCGACCACACCCCCTGGTCGTCTCGCGTTCTTCCGGGATCATGCGTTCATGACCAAGGCTTCCCCCAGCCGCGGCCTGTCACTTGCCGCTATCGCCGCCGCCGTCTTCCTGGCCAACTGCGCCAAGCCGGAGGCTGACGCCCCGCCGCCGCCCGTCGCGCCGCCGCCCCCGCCGCCCGTGACCCTGAACGAGGGCGTGGCCCAGGCCGCCTCAATCTATGTCGCCTTCCTGCGCGACGCCCAGACCATTCAGCCGGGCGGCTTCACCGACGCCGAGTCGATTCAGGCCGCCATCCGCAAGGGCGCGGCCTATGAACCGGCCCAGCTGTCGCGCGGGCTGATCGCCTATGGCTCGATCATCGCCCTGCAGTCGCCCGAGTTCGTGGCCGGCGTGCGCCAGTTCGCCGTTGATCCGACGCAGCGCCAGCAGGTCGTCGCCCAGATCGTGGCCGATCCCGCCTACGCCGCGACCCTGCCGGGCGCCGACGCCGCCGCCGGCCTGATCGCGGCCACCGTAGGCCGCGACGCCACCGCCATGGTCGCGATCGCCGACGGCATCGAGAACGACGCCTATACGATCCAGGAACGCAATGACCCGCGCCGCCGCTGGGCCACGACCCACCTGACGGAACGCGAAGTGCGCCTGGAGGCCGCCAAGTCCGCCTCCATCGCCCAGATGCTGCCGTCGGCCGACGAGTCCGCCCGCCTGTTCACGGCGGCCAACGCCGGAACCGGCCTGGCCGTAGAGGCCGGGCGCAGCGGCCCGCCCTACACGCCCGCCGTGGTCCGCTCGCTGGCCATCGCCGCCCTGGCGGCTCTCGGCGCCGCAGGCGACGAGGCGCGCGCCAACACCGAGGCGCTGACGGTGGAATCGAACAACGAGTTCTGCCTGAACATGTCCAAGCTGATGCTCTATCAGTGCCTGGCCGCTTCGCGCCCCAGCTATGAAGACATGTTCTGCCTGGGCCGCCACATCACCCGCGACCTGGCCAGTTGCACCACCCAGGCGCTGCGTCCGCCGCCGATCATCAGCGTGGGCGAGCCGGTGACCACCAGCACCGTCGCCAACGCTGTGCCGGTCCAGACGCCCGTCCAAACCCCAGTCCAGACCCCCGCCGCTTCGAACTGAACCGTGAATACAGAAAGCCCGCCGGATGCTCCGGCGGGCGTGCTTTCTTGCTTCGCGGCCAGGGCGATCCGCCCTATCGATTCGCCCGCTCGTGATCCTGTGCTAGGGTAAGGTCATGGCCGACGGCGCCCTGACATTGACCCTGGATGACGCCACCGTGGCCCGCCTCGCCGAGGCGGCTGCCCTGGTCGGCCAGACGCCCGAGGCCTACGCGGCCGATCGCCTGGCCGAGACCCTTTCACCCAGTCTCGCTCACGACTGGACCGAGGCCAACGCGCGGCTGGCCGAATACGATCGCACCGGCGAGTATGTGACGCTGGAGGAGTGGTCCGCAGCGTTCAAGGCCGATGTGGAAGCGCGCCTCGCACGTCGCGCGTGAGGGTTCGCCTTTCCATTCAGGCAACGGCGGATCGCCACCGACTGGCCGCC
The genomic region above belongs to Brevundimonas sp. PAMC22021 and contains:
- a CDS encoding BrnA antitoxin family protein; translated protein: MPHEVDLTDPDNPEWTEADFARARPAREVLPESVLNQFRRSPGRPKAETPKKQVTLRLDADLLEHWRAQGAGWQSGINAALRRASGL
- a CDS encoding BrnT family toxin, whose protein sequence is MVLFDPAKDAINTAKHGVSLARASEMNLESATVIEDDRQDYGERRYRAFGRIDDLAYCFVFTIREGAIRAISLRRAHQKEIRRHAS
- a CDS encoding outer membrane protein assembly factor BamD, encoding MAAVIAALSVSACAGNRNRPRLAYEERPVELLYNTGYDRLQSRRWSDAVDYFQEVERQHPYSDWARRAILMQIYAYYQNGNYAEATAAADRFIQLFPGNPSAAYAFYMRAICNFEQIVDVGRDQAYAEAALTGLRDVQRRYPGTAYATDASVKIDMVNDQLAGKEMNIGRYYQRANQPLAAINRYKAVIANSDFQRTSHSPEALYRLVEVNLMLGLKDEAVRNGSVLGYNYPGSPWYAEAYALLTDEGARPDVAPEGRRESWLERIIPG
- a CDS encoding ribose-phosphate pyrophosphokinase, producing MKLLSGNSNRPLSQAIADHLDAPLTRTQVKRFADNEVFAVIEENVRGEDVFVIQSTSYPANDNLMEMLIITDALVRASARRITAVMPYFGYARQDRKTGGRTPISAKLVANLITRAGADRVLTMDLHAGQIQGFFDIPTDNLVAIPVLAQDIKEHYPRGDDLMIVSPDVGGVVRARALASRLDADLAIVDKRRPKAGESEVMNIIGDVSGRRCILFDDIVDSGGTLVNAAKALIDDGATEVSAYISHGVLSGPAVQRVADGPLKELVITDSIEQPHEVLTCGKIRTVSVAPLIGEAIRRIANEESVSKLFD